The Sphingomonas carotinifaciens genomic sequence CCGACAATGGCGATCGGGATGACGAACCAGTATCCCCACGCCATGAATGGCAGGAACGGCACGATGCCCAGCACCAGTGCGACGAGGCCGATCAGGATTGAGACTATGTTCAGCATGCTCCCGATTATGGTCCCTGCCCCATCATGGCACAAGCGCCGCGCGTCCCGTTAACCCGCCTGCGACCGGTTGATGCTACCACCGGCACCATGATCCGCCCGCTCCTCCTGGCCTCGCTGGCCGCGCTCTCGCTCTCCGCCTGCAATCGCAGTGCACCGACGACGCAGAATGACCTCGACCAGCTGGACCGCGAACTGACCCAGGCCAATGGCGACGACCCCGCCCGCGATCCGGCGCTGACCGCCGCCCTGCGCGACCAGATCATGGTCGATCCGGCGCTCGCCCAGTCGTCGAACGGCAATGCGGTCCGCCCGCCCGCCCGCCCCGATCCGGGCGCGGTTCCCGCCGGCACCCGCCCCGCCGACCCGGTCGACCCCGCCACGCTGCGCAAGGCCCCGGCGCCCTCCGCAAACTGCCCGGAATGCCGCGCCAGGGACGGCGCCCTGACCGCCGGCGCGCTGGCCGGTACCCAATCCGCTACCGCCGCCTGTGCCCGAAACGTCCGCTACTCCGCCACCTACGCCAACCGCCTGCCCCCCACCCTCCCCCTCTACCCCGGCGCACAGGTCAGCGAGGCGGCGGGCGCCGATGCCGACGGTTGTGCGCTGCGCGTGGTCACCTTCCGGGCGGGCGGCACGCCGGCGCGGGTGATCGACTGGTATTTCACCCATGCCCGGCAGGGCGGCTATTCCGCCGAGCACAAGGCGGAAGGGCCTCGCCACGTCATCGGCGGCACGCGGGGGCCTGCCGCCTATATCGTCTATGTCTCGCCCCGCCCGGGCGGGGGCAGCGACGTGGATTTCATCACCAACGCAGGCATTTGATCGACCGCGCGCGTTGCCTTTTGCGAAGCGGGGCCGCTTGCGCTAGGGCGCCGCGATGCAATCGCTTATTCTCGTCATGCTGGGTGGCGCGCTTGGATCGGGGGCCCGGCACCTGACCGGGCGCACGATGCTCGCGCTGGCCGGCCCCGGCTTTCCCGCCGGCACCCTGACGGTCAATCTAGTCGGCGGGCTCGCCATGGGGCTGCTCGCCGGGGTGCTGGCCCGCACCGGCGGTGCGGAGGGCTGGCGCCTGTTCGTCGGCGTCGGCGTGCTGGGCGGGTTCACCACCTTTTCGTCCTTTTCGCTGGACACGGTGATGCTGGTGGACGCGGGCCGGTCGCTGGCGGCGATCGGCTATGTCGCGGCCTCGGTCGCAGGTTCGCTCCTGGCGCTGGTCGCCGGACTATCATTGGCGCGGGGGCTGGCATGACGGACAAGGTTCGCGAATTCACCGTCGGCTATGACGATGACGGCATCCGGCTCGACCGCTGGTTCAAGCGGCATCTGCCCGATACCAGCTTCACCACCGTCGCCAAATGGGCCCGCACCGGGCAGCTTCGCGTCGATGGCAGCCGCGCCACGCCGGGCGACCGCATCGCCGCCGGCCAGCTTCTTCGCGTCCCCCCGCCCGAGGCGCCGCGCGACGAGGAGGCACGACCGCGCCGCGAACGCCCGCCGCTGAGCGACGACGCGATCGCCTTCGCGCGCGACATGGTGATCTACAAGGACGCCCAGGCCCTGGTGCTGAACAAGCCCCCCGGTCTCGCGACGCAGGGCGGCACCAAGACGCATGAGCATGTCGACGGCCTGCTCGACGCCCTGCAGTTCGAGGCGGAGGGTCGTCCCAAGCTGGTCCACCGGCTGGACAAGGACACCAGCGGCGCGCTGCTCGTCGCGCGCTCCTCGCGCGCCGCGGCATTCTTTGCCAAGGCATTTTCCGGCCGCACCGCGCGCAAGGTCTATTGGGCGCTGATCGTCGATGTCCCCTCGATCGAGGACGGCATGATCGAACTGCCAATCGCCAAGCAACCGGGCAGCGGCGGCGAGAAGATGCATGTCGACGAGGAGAACGGCCAGCCCGCCCGCACCCGGTACCGTGTGATCGAACGCGCCGGCAATCGCTGCGCCTGGGTCGAGTTGCAGCCCTTTACCGGCCGCACACATCAGTTGCGCGTCCACATGGCGGCGATCGGCCACCCGATCGTCGGCGACGGCAAATATGGCGGCGCCGCGGCGTTCCTGACCGGCGGGATCAGCCGCAAGATGCACCTGCATGCCAGGCGGATCCGCGTCGACCACCCCGATGCCGGGCGCATCGACGAAACCGCCAGCCTGCCGACCCATTTCGCCGAAAGCCTGGCGAGCCTGGGCTTCGAGGAAGCACGCGGCGACGCGCTGCCGCTGGACGAGGGCAAGGGCCCGCCCACCCGCGAGCAGACAAAGGCGCGTGCCAAGGCGCATGCCAAGACGGTGCGCAAGGAACGCCGCGGCGAACGGCGCGGGCGCGGCAGCCGCGACTGACCCCCGCGCCCGCCGGCATGTCCCCTCCCCTTCGTCTCGCCGTGTTCGATTGCGACGGCACCCTGGTCGATAGCCAGGCCAATATCTGCCGCGCCGCCGAGCAGGCGTTTCGCGGCCTTGGCCTCGACGCACCACCGCGAGAGGCGGTGCGCAGCATCGTCGGGCTGAGCCTGGTCGAGGCGATGCGCGTACTGGCGCCGGCGGAGGACGATGCCATGCAGCGCCGGCTGGCGGCCGATTACAAGGACGCGTTCTTTGCCATGCGGCATGCCGGCACGCTGGACGAAGAGCCGCTGTTCGAGGGGATCGGCGCGCTGGTGGCCCGGCTGGACGCGCAGGGCTGGCTGCTCGGCGTCGCCACCGGCAAATCCGATCGCGGGCTGGCGCATGTGCTGGACCATCACGGCCTCGCCCGGCATTTCGTGACGTTGCAGACCGCGGACCGGCATCCCTCGAAGCCCGATCCGTCGATGCTGCTGACCGCGATGGCAGAGGCAGGGACCACCCCGCAGGATACGGTGATGATCGGCGACACCAGTTTCGACATGGCGATGGCAAAGGCGGCCGGCGTGCGCGCCGTGGGCGTCGCCTGGGGCTATCACGGCATCCGCGAGATGATCGACGCCGGTGCCGATGTCGTGGCGGAGCGGGTGGCGGACCTGCCCGCATTGCTGGTGCCGGCATGAGCCCCGTCGACGCCCAGGCCCGGCGCCGCTGGATGGCCATTGTCGGCGTGCGGATGATGGGGATCGCCGGGGCGGTGTTCGGCCTCGTGCTGGTATCGCGCGCGCCGACGCTGGCGCCGCGTATCCTGGGCATCGCGATCGTGCTGTCCGCGCTGCTGGTGGTGGCGACCGTGCCTGCCAGCCTGGCGCAGCGTTGGCGGAGTGGTGGGGAATGAAGCGGTTCTGGCGCCAGGTTTCGGTGGACGATGACCGGGTGATCCGGCTGGACGATCGCCCGGTGCGCACACCGGGGCGCACCCCGCTGGCGCTGCCGACCCAGGCGGCGGCAGAGGCGGTGGCGGCGGAATGGGCCGCGGTTGCCGACATGGTGGACCCGCGCGCAATGCCACTGACCGGACTGGCCAATGCCGCGATCGACCGGATCGCGCCTGACCCCGCCCATTTTGCCGAAGGGCTGGCGCGCTATGGCGAGAGCGATCTGCTCTGCTACCGTGCGGACGATCCGGTGGAACTGGCGGCGCGACAGGCGGCGGCGTGGGACCCGGTGATCGCTTGGGCCCGCGCCCGTTACGATATCGCGGTGGAGACGACCGCGGGGATCATCCACCGGCCGCAGCCGCCGGCGACGCTGGCACGGCTGGGGGATGCGGTCGCCGCCCTCGATCCGTTCGCCATGGCCGCCCTGTCGCCGCTGGTCACGCTGACCGGTTCGCTGCTGCTCGCCCTCGCGCTGGTCGAAGAGGCGTTCGACGCCGACACGATATGGGCCGCCGCCCATGTCGACGAGGATTGGCAGGTCGAACGCTGGGGCGAGGACATCCTGGCCGCCGAGCGCCGCACCGCCCGGCGCGCCGAATTCGATGCCGCGCTCCGCTTTCTGCGTGCGGTGCGGGGCTAAGCAGGCCGCACGTCCCGCTGGTCCCCGTTCGTCTCGCCTGGCGCTGACGACACCGGATTGAACGACCCGCCCGTCCGTCACGCCTGACACTGATGACACCGGATTGATCCCCCCTCCCGCTCGTCTCGAGTAGTCGTCGAGTAGCGGCAAAGCCGCGTATCGAGACGACGTATCGAGAGACACCTCGCTGCCCGCGGCCCTGTCCCGACACGAACGGACCAAGGTAATGTGATCCTGCTCCAGCCGCTAGACAGCGACATCGCCGGGGAATCGAGGAAACAGGGGCGTCGCCACGCCCCCGCCCCCTACCGCGTCAGCTTGCGGATGAAGCCGATCAGGCCCGTCTGGCGCGACCGCTTCAGGCGCTCGGCCGCCAGGATGGTGCGGACGCCCTCGAAACAGCGCTCCACATCGTCGTTGACCAGCACATAGTCATAGCCGTCCCAGTGGCTGACCTCGTTGGTGGCGCGCGCCATGCGGGCGTCGATCACCTCCTGCGCATCCGTCGCGCGACGCTCCAGCCGCTGGCGCAGCTCCTCCATCGACGGGGGGAAGATGAACACGCGCACCACATCGCCGCCGGCGATCTGGAACAGCTGCTGCGCACCCTGCCAGTCGATGTCGAACAGCACGTCCTTGCCGGCCGCCAGCATCTCCTCCACTTGCGCGCGCGGCGTGCCGTAGCGATTGTTGAAGACGTGCGCCCATTCCAGGAATTCGTCCTCCGCCGCCATGCGCCGGAATTCTTCCAGATCGACGAAGTGATAGTCCTTGCCGTCCACCTCACCGGGTCGCATCGGCCGTGTCGTCGCGGACACCGACATCGCCAGTTCCGGATCGGCGGCGAGCAGCATGCGCGCGATGGTGGATTTGCCCGCGCCCGACGGCGAGGACAGGACGAACAGGACGCCGCGGCGCTTGAAGCCGTGCGGATCGTTGGGCGTGCTGGGCATGGCCGCCTTTGGCGCGGGGGCCGCCGCCACGTCAAGCTTTGGAAGAACCACGGGGCAAATGCCCTGTGCCGCGTGTCCTTCAGGCCACCAGCGCGATCAGCTGCGCCAATCCATTGGCGCCGGTCTTCGCCAACACGGCGGCGCGGTGATCCTCCACCGTCTTGGGGCTCAGGCCGAGCAGCGCGGCCACCGCCTTGTTGCTGTGCCCCTGGACCAGCAGGTCGAACACCTGCCGTTCGCGCGGCGACAGCGTCATGGTGCGGCCATGCTGCTCGCGCCGTCCTCTCGACCAGGCCACCCCCTCGGCGACGGCAGCGAGCAGCCGCGCCTCGTCCAGCGGCTTTTCCAGATAATCCAGGCCGCCATGCCGCCGCACCGAATCGACCGCATTGGCGGTCGTCGGCCATGCGGTCATGAAGATGATCGCCGCACAGGGGTCGATCGCCCGTACCCGGTCGGCAAAGCCGAAACCATCCAGATCGCCCATCATCACATCGGTGACGATGCAGTGCGCCGGCGCCTGTGGATAGACCTCCAGCAACAGGGCCGGATCCAGAAACGGCTCCGCATCGAAGCCATGGCGACCGAGCAGCCGGGCGACGCTGGCGCCCAGATCGCGGTCATCGTCCACGACATAGACGGTGCCGGGCGACAAGACGGTCATGCAGGATCTCCGATCAGCGGCAGGGTCAGGATGGCGCGGACGGTGCCGCGGGTGTCGATGTCGCGGTCCAGCGAACCGCCATGCGCCGCCACGATCGCACGCGCGACAAGCGTGCCTACCCCCATGCCGGGCTGTGGCGCGCGGCTCGGTGAACAGCGGTTGGTGATCGTCACGCGCGCGCGATCCCCGACGGCGTCGACGCTCAGGTCGACCGTCGCATCCCCGCAGGCCTGGATGGCGTTGCGAAGCAGGTTCATCACCGCCTGCGCCAGTTCCACTTCCTGCCCCAGGACGGCAAGGTCCGGATCGACCGGCGCCACGTTCAGGCGGACATGCGCCGCCTTCGCCTCGGGCGCCGCGAGCCCGACCACGCTGTCCATCAGGGCGACGAGCGGGAGCGGCGTCGGCTCGTCCACCACGCGCCCGCCGAAACGGCGCAGCCGGCGGACGAGGGCGGACAACGTATCGGCCTTGCGATCGATCAGTTCTGCGCTGGCGGCGATCTCCGGCCCTGCGTCGCGCGCGATCGCGTTCAGGTGGCGCGCCTCTATCGCCAGCGTGGACAGCGGCTGGCTGATCTCATGGATCACGGCGACCGACATGGCGCGCAGCGTCTTCAACCGTTCGGCCTGGAACAACAGCCGGTCGCGCCGGGCGACATCGGTGCGGGCACGGCGCTGGCTGTCGGCGAAGCTGCCCGCCAGATACCCGACCACCGCAATCATGCTCAATCCCAGGTGGAGGTTCAGGCGCTGCGGCGTGGCCACCGCGCCAGCGGTGCGCGACAGGGTCAGCACGACGACGACCAGCAACGCCGCCCAGGCCGCATGCCGCCCGAACCTCAGCCCGATCCACGCCACCGCCAGCAGCACCGGCATCGGTTGCCACCCCAGCCCCAACAGGTCGAGCGCCGCGACGATGCCGATCGCACCGCCCAGCGTAAGCACCGCCTCCACCAGCGCTGCGGTTCGCATCCGCGGCCATTGCGGGGCGGCACGACGGGCGCCGAGCCCTGCTGCCCACAGAACGGGCGGCGCCACGATCAGCACGCCCAGCAGGTCGCCCACCGTAAAGGCGGTCAGCGACAGCACGATCGACTGCGCGCCCGCCACCCCGGTCATGTCCGGCCGCAGCATCGCCTGCGGCAAGGCGACCAGGGCCGCGAAGTGCGGCGCCGCCACCGCGGCCAGCCCGAACGGCATCGGCGCGACCAGCAACTCGGCCCGCCGCCCGCTCGCCAGCCGGCGGATCGCGGCCACGACCAGACCATAGGCCAGCACCGGCCGCACGATGCCCACCACCGCTATCGGCCAGTCGGGCGACGCAAAGACGATCACCCCCTTCGCCACATCGACCGCCAACTCGATCAACGCCACCGCCGGCGTCAGCCGCGCCCCCAGCCGCCACAACAGCGCAAACCGCAACCCCGCCGCGGGGAACCACAGCGAATAGAACCCCTCCCCGCTCCACCACACCGCCACCGCATGCGCCAACGCAAACCCGGCCGCATACAGCGAAAGCGCAACTGCATCGCTCCGTCGGGGCAGCCATGTGTGAAGACCGAAATGCATGGCCGGATGATCGAACGGCATGGTGGCCATGAACCCTTGTGACAGGAAGTGCGCCCGAACCGAAGCCGGGAAAATCCCGGATGCGGCAAGCGAACATCTTTCGGCAAGCCGAACATGGTAGCGTCATGCGGTGACAGGTTGGATGGGGATGGCGACGATGGACGATGATGCGCGCGCGCTGCTGGCCGCCATTGAAGCGCTGGACGTGGATCCACCGAATGCGGCGCTGCGCTTCACCGATCGGCTGGCACGGGAACAGGGCTGGTCGCGTCGCCATGCGGTGGCCGTCGATCGTGAATATCGCCGCTTTCTCTACCTCGCCGCGACCATCGATCATCCCATGACGCCCTCCGATGCGGTGGATCAGGCATGGCACCTGCATCTGACCTATACGCGCAGCTATTGGGACGATCTGTGCGGTCGCATATTGCGCCGCCCGCTGCATCATGGCCCGACACCCGGAGGGCGGGATGCGAAGGAATATTATCACGACCGCTATAGCGCGACGCTGGCGCGATACGCCGCAGTCTTTGGCCATGCACCGCCCGCCGCCATCTGGCCCGCGCCGGAACGCCGTTTCGCAATTCAGGGCATGCGTGTCGACCGGTCGAAGACATTGGTCGTCGAAAAGCGGACATTGGCGCTGACCGCGCTGCCCCTGGCGGCGATGCT encodes the following:
- a CDS encoding glycine-rich domain-containing protein produces the protein MDDDARALLAAIEALDVDPPNAALRFTDRLAREQGWSRRHAVAVDREYRRFLYLAATIDHPMTPSDAVDQAWHLHLTYTRSYWDDLCGRILRRPLHHGPTPGGRDAKEYYHDRYSATLARYAAVFGHAPPAAIWPAPERRFAIQGMRVDRSKTLVVEKRTLALTALPLAAMLTTAAFPLAGLMPVILTVTIAAVVIAALRAARRKKRDHDGECDLDFGDDDGVDGCSGCGGD
- a CDS encoding ATP-binding protein, with the protein product MATMPFDHPAMHFGLHTWLPRRSDAVALSLYAAGFALAHAVAVWWSGEGFYSLWFPAAGLRFALLWRLGARLTPAVALIELAVDVAKGVIVFASPDWPIAVVGIVRPVLAYGLVVAAIRRLASGRRAELLVAPMPFGLAAVAAPHFAALVALPQAMLRPDMTGVAGAQSIVLSLTAFTVGDLLGVLIVAPPVLWAAGLGARRAAPQWPRMRTAALVEAVLTLGGAIGIVAALDLLGLGWQPMPVLLAVAWIGLRFGRHAAWAALLVVVVLTLSRTAGAVATPQRLNLHLGLSMIAVVGYLAGSFADSQRRARTDVARRDRLLFQAERLKTLRAMSVAVIHEISQPLSTLAIEARHLNAIARDAGPEIAASAELIDRKADTLSALVRRLRRFGGRVVDEPTPLPLVALMDSVVGLAAPEAKAAHVRLNVAPVDPDLAVLGQEVELAQAVMNLLRNAIQACGDATVDLSVDAVGDRARVTITNRCSPSRAPQPGMGVGTLVARAIVAAHGGSLDRDIDTRGTVRAILTLPLIGDPA
- a CDS encoding HAD-IA family hydrolase, with product MSPPLRLAVFDCDGTLVDSQANICRAAEQAFRGLGLDAPPREAVRSIVGLSLVEAMRVLAPAEDDAMQRRLAADYKDAFFAMRHAGTLDEEPLFEGIGALVARLDAQGWLLGVATGKSDRGLAHVLDHHGLARHFVTLQTADRHPSKPDPSMLLTAMAEAGTTPQDTVMIGDTSFDMAMAKAAGVRAVGVAWGYHGIREMIDAGADVVAERVADLPALLVPA
- the gmk gene encoding guanylate kinase — encoded protein: MPSTPNDPHGFKRRGVLFVLSSPSGAGKSTIARMLLAADPELAMSVSATTRPMRPGEVDGKDYHFVDLEEFRRMAAEDEFLEWAHVFNNRYGTPRAQVEEMLAAGKDVLFDIDWQGAQQLFQIAGGDVVRVFIFPPSMEELRQRLERRATDAQEVIDARMARATNEVSHWDGYDYVLVNDDVERCFEGVRTILAAERLKRSRQTGLIGFIRKLTR
- the crcB gene encoding fluoride efflux transporter CrcB, whose translation is MQSLILVMLGGALGSGARHLTGRTMLALAGPGFPAGTLTVNLVGGLAMGLLAGVLARTGGAEGWRLFVGVGVLGGFTTFSSFSLDTVMLVDAGRSLAAIGYVAASVAGSLLALVAGLSLARGLA
- a CDS encoding RluA family pseudouridine synthase, which translates into the protein MTDKVREFTVGYDDDGIRLDRWFKRHLPDTSFTTVAKWARTGQLRVDGSRATPGDRIAAGQLLRVPPPEAPRDEEARPRRERPPLSDDAIAFARDMVIYKDAQALVLNKPPGLATQGGTKTHEHVDGLLDALQFEAEGRPKLVHRLDKDTSGALLVARSSRAAAFFAKAFSGRTARKVYWALIVDVPSIEDGMIELPIAKQPGSGGEKMHVDEENGQPARTRYRVIERAGNRCAWVELQPFTGRTHQLRVHMAAIGHPIVGDGKYGGAAAFLTGGISRKMHLHARRIRVDHPDAGRIDETASLPTHFAESLASLGFEEARGDALPLDEGKGPPTREQTKARAKAHAKTVRKERRGERRGRGSRD
- a CDS encoding response regulator transcription factor is translated as MTVLSPGTVYVVDDDRDLGASVARLLGRHGFDAEPFLDPALLLEVYPQAPAHCIVTDVMMGDLDGFGFADRVRAIDPCAAIIFMTAWPTTANAVDSVRRHGGLDYLEKPLDEARLLAAVAEGVAWSRGRREQHGRTMTLSPRERQVFDLLVQGHSNKAVAALLGLSPKTVEDHRAAVLAKTGANGLAQLIALVA
- a CDS encoding ATP12 family chaperone protein; this encodes MKRFWRQVSVDDDRVIRLDDRPVRTPGRTPLALPTQAAAEAVAAEWAAVADMVDPRAMPLTGLANAAIDRIAPDPAHFAEGLARYGESDLLCYRADDPVELAARQAAAWDPVIAWARARYDIAVETTAGIIHRPQPPATLARLGDAVAALDPFAMAALSPLVTLTGSLLLALALVEEAFDADTIWAAAHVDEDWQVERWGEDILAAERRTARRAEFDAALRFLRAVRG